The Pseudomonas sp. SCB32 DNA window TGCTTGATCCGGTGGGTATTGAAGGTATAGGTACTCATGGCACTTTCCGGCGTGGTCAGGCGCAGCTTGTCCCGCGGCACGAACCACAGCAGCGAGCCGCGCCGGCTGCAGATCGAACAGTTGCACTGGGTGACTTCGCCGATCTCGCCTTCCACCTCGAAGGCAATGCCGCCGCAATGGCAGCTTCCGTGATACAGCATGGTCGTGCTCCTACGTTGCGTGGACGAACAGGCAGTGTAGTCCGGCGCAAGCGGCGAGGGCCGACTAAGCTGGAAGTCGCATGCACAACCAAGGAGGTCGTCATGAAGGCACTTTACGCTGTACTCGCCGCCAGCCTGTTGCTGGCCGGCTGCTCGGGTTCCTCGGTCAATCGCGAAAGCTGCGCCACCGAACTGAACGCGGCCTGGAAGGAGCTGGATCTGGCCAAGGCCGAGGGCTTCGCCGGCACCGTCAGCTACTCCAAGGCATTCACCCTGATCACCGCCGCCAAGACCGAGCAGCAGGTTGAGTCTTACGAAGGCTGCCTCGACAAGGCCAGCAAGGCCCGTTACTACATCAAGGAGTCGCGCGCCGGACGTTAGGTTCTGTACGGAAAGTGTCTCCGCATCGGTGATGCTTCGTTAAAAATCGGTTCGGACTGCTCATTAACGGCATGTTAACTCCGCGCCCTCACCGATTTTTGCCTCGCCTGACCTTCGCTCGACGACTTTCGTACAGAACCTCGCGCTGTTGTGCCTGGAGGCTCTGGCGCGGGCATAATCGCCGGGCGGACGGACGCACCGATCCGTCCGGCAGTCAGGGGAACCTCGCATGCAACTCGATTTCACCATCCTCGCGCCCGCCGACGCCTACCGTTGGCTGGCCTCCACCGTCACCCCGCGTCCGATCGCCTGGGTCTCCACGCTGTCCGCCGAGGGCAAGAGCAACCTCGCGCCGTTCAGCTTCTTCCAGGTCATCAGCGACGAGCCGCCGACCCTGATGGTCAACACCAGCGTGCGTGACGACGGCAGCGTGAAGGACACCCTGCGCAACGTTCGCGAAACCGGCGAGCTGGTCATCCACCTGGTCAGTGCCGCCCAGGCCGAGGCGATGAACGCCACCGCCGCCTGGCTGCCCCACGGCGTCAGCGAGATCGAGCATGCCGGCATCGCTATTGTGTCCAGCGAGCGCGTGGCGGCGCCGCGCGTGGTCGGCGCGCCGGTGGCCTTCGAGTGCCAGCTGGCCGAGATCATTCCCTATCCGGCGGACAACCCCAGCGCCTACCTGATCTTTGCCCGGGTGCTGCTGGCGCACGTCGACGACAAGGTGATGCGCGACGAGCGCCATGTCGATCCGGCGAAGCTGGACCTGGTGGGGCGCCTGGGGGGAACCCAGTACAGCTACACCCGCGACACCTTCAGCATGATCCGCCCCAAGTAGACCCGCTCCAGGCTCAGGCGAACTCCAGCACCAGGCCCAGGTGCCAGCGGTTGCCGCTGAGCCTCGCCGCGTCCAGCCGTTCGCCCAGGGCGAACAGCTCCTGCAGCAGGGCGGGGCGGTTGGTGAACTCCTGCTCCCGACCCTGGCACAGGCCGACAATGGTGTGTGCCAGGCGCCGGCCAATGGCGGCGTCGAACCAGCAGGAGAGCAACTCGCCCTTGGTTTCGTCGCATTCGAAGGGGCAGAGGAAGTGCGCAACAGGCGGCAGCTTCCATTGTTTCAGCAAGGGGTCGATCCGTTGCTGCTCGCGGTACAGCTCCGGCAGTTGCAGCTCGACGGGGAATCCGGCGATCGGGCGCTGCAGGACCAGTCGATAGTGGGCATGCATTCGCGCACCTCGGGTCAAAGAAGAGGTGTCGGAATTTGCCCCGTGGCCCTATGACGGCGCTGTCGGCATCGTCTGCGAATTGGGTCTGAAATCTCCTGTCAGTGTTCTGGATGCGACCTGCACGTATCTGCCAGCAGCATCGCGGTGCCATCACCGTCCCGGACTCTATCCAGCGTCAAACGGCGCTCCTAATGTTCCCCGGAAAAATGACGACAACGAACAGGAGACCTTCGCACCGAAGGATCGCCTGCATGCGGGGGAGATGCCATGGTTGCGCTCGTGCAACGACGTCTGGCCGATATGGGAACGGCGAAGAAACTGGCCATCGGATTTGGCCTGGTGCTGTTGTTGACGGCGCTGGTGGCGGCCATCGGCGTCGCCTCGCTGCGTTCGATCTCCCAGCGCTTCGAGCTGCTCAATGATCTGTCGGCGATCAACCGCTCCGTTCTGGAGATGCGTCTGCGCGAGAAGGACTTCGTGCTCGATGGCAACCCTGCCGCTGCGCAAGACCTGCGCAAGCTCGCCGCGCAGTTGGGCGAGAGGGTTGCGCGGCTCAAGGCGCTGCCCGAACAGG harbors:
- a CDS encoding GFA family protein; the protein is MLYHGSCHCGGIAFEVEGEIGEVTQCNCSICSRRGSLLWFVPRDKLRLTTPESAMSTYTFNTHRIKHQFCPTCGCAPLAYGAMPDGTPIAAINVRCLPEVDVSGLKVREYDGKSV
- a CDS encoding flavin reductase family protein, giving the protein MQLDFTILAPADAYRWLASTVTPRPIAWVSTLSAEGKSNLAPFSFFQVISDEPPTLMVNTSVRDDGSVKDTLRNVRETGELVIHLVSAAQAEAMNATAAWLPHGVSEIEHAGIAIVSSERVAAPRVVGAPVAFECQLAEIIPYPADNPSAYLIFARVLLAHVDDKVMRDERHVDPAKLDLVGRLGGTQYSYTRDTFSMIRPK